A genomic segment from Bos taurus isolate L1 Dominette 01449 registration number 42190680 breed Hereford chromosome 1, ARS-UCD2.0, whole genome shotgun sequence encodes:
- the RIPPLY3 gene encoding protein ripply3: MRPEAAAGAPEERGRVCHCVGDGPRGPPAPRGPESQTPWRPWTLTPQEAEPTRTGSELEPAGDQETFGSKGAFGFQHPVRLYLPISKRQEYLQSSGEKVLASFPVQATIHFYNDESESEEELEEDTQLSALQREEVADGSERKARDGAANPARRPGGLDGKGPPPDADSPEAAACPSCV, translated from the exons ATGAGACCCGAGGCGGCGGCCGGAGCCCCGGAGGAGCGGGGACGCGTCTGTCACTGCGTCGGGGACGGTCCCCGGGGACCACCGGCGCCGCGCGGGCCCGAGAG CCAAACTCCATGGAGACCTTGGACCCTGACCCCTCAGGAAGCTGAGCCCACCAGAACTGGAAGTGAG CTTGAGCCTGCGGGTGATCAAGAAACCTTTGGATCGAAGGGGGCCTTTGGGTTTCAGCATCCTGTCAG ACTCTACTTGCCCATTTCTAAGCGTCAAGAGTATCTGCAGAGCTCCGGGGAGAAGGTGCTGGCCAGTTTCCCCGTGCAAGCCACCATCCACTTCTACAATGACGagtctgagtcagaggaggagctggaggaagaCACCCAGCTCTCCGCCCTGCAGCGCGAGGAGGTGGCAGATGGCTCAGAGAGGAAGGCCAGAGATGGGGCCGCAAACCCGGCGCGGCGGCCCGGGGGCCTCGATGGGAAGGGTCCACCCCCCGACGCTGACTCCCCCGAGGCCGCTGCCTGCCCCTCATGCGTGTGA